From Desulfobacterales bacterium, the proteins below share one genomic window:
- a CDS encoding alpha amylase C-terminal domain-containing protein produces MVSADNHTDLIQHRIDRRLARDSFLEPYQADIKRRIEKILQAKQRLTGGEISLADFAAGHEYFGLHFRDNQWIFREWAPNAEAVYIIGDMTEWKEEAGYCLKHTGRDGIWEIRLSPDALHHGNYYRLRIYWPGGSGDRIPAYARRVVQDPETLIFNAQVWAPETPYQWQNSALSRDFNDLLIYEAHIGMAQSYEGIGSYTEFKDNVLPRIVDAGYNAIQLMAIQEHPYYGSFGYQVSNFFAASSRYGTPDELKALVDAAHEAGLLVLMDIVHSHAVTNEVEGLSRFDGTDYQYFHSGDRGWHPAWDSRCFDYGKIQVLHFLLSNCRFWLDEYRFDGFRFDGVTSMLYLDHGLEKAFTSYADYFTNNVDEEALVYLALANEVIHSVNPHAVTVAEDMSGMPGLGVALKDGGYGFDCRFAMGVPDFWIKLTKDTPDEEWPMGYLWHELNNRRADERTISYAESHDQALVGDQTLIFRLIGADMYEHMHVDDTQMGVDRGMALHKMIRLITLATAGSGYLNFMGNEFGHPEWIDFPRAGNGWSYRYARRQWHLADDPSLKYHQLGQFDRAMVWMAKETGLLDTPAAERLHEHNENKILAFKRNGLLFAFNFHPASSYTDYQIDCPPGSFRMILNTDDPQFGGHNRLTPGQVHHAFPPDSGPPANRQVISLYLPARTAIVLQPV; encoded by the coding sequence ATGGTCTCAGCCGACAACCATACAGATTTGATTCAGCACCGAATAGACCGCCGGCTGGCGCGGGATTCCTTCCTGGAGCCCTATCAGGCGGATATTAAACGGCGGATAGAAAAAATTCTTCAGGCAAAGCAGCGGTTAACCGGCGGAGAAATCAGCCTTGCCGATTTTGCCGCCGGGCACGAATATTTCGGTCTGCATTTCCGGGACAATCAATGGATCTTCCGGGAATGGGCGCCCAATGCCGAGGCCGTCTATATTATCGGCGATATGACCGAGTGGAAGGAAGAGGCAGGCTATTGCCTTAAACATACCGGGAGGGATGGCATCTGGGAAATCCGTCTTTCTCCGGATGCCCTCCATCACGGAAATTACTATCGATTGCGGATATACTGGCCAGGGGGCAGCGGAGACCGGATTCCGGCTTATGCCCGCCGGGTGGTGCAGGACCCGGAAACCCTGATTTTTAATGCCCAGGTATGGGCGCCGGAGACGCCCTATCAGTGGCAAAACTCCGCCCTTTCCCGCGATTTCAATGATCTTCTGATTTATGAGGCCCATATCGGGATGGCTCAGTCGTATGAAGGGATTGGGTCCTATACAGAGTTTAAGGACAATGTGCTGCCCCGCATAGTGGATGCCGGATATAACGCCATCCAGCTCATGGCCATTCAGGAGCACCCCTATTACGGTTCCTTTGGATACCAGGTGTCCAATTTCTTTGCCGCCTCCTCCAGATACGGGACCCCGGATGAATTAAAAGCCCTGGTTGACGCCGCGCACGAGGCCGGGCTTCTGGTTTTAATGGATATTGTCCACTCCCATGCGGTTACCAATGAGGTGGAAGGCTTAAGCCGGTTTGACGGAACGGACTACCAGTATTTTCATTCCGGCGACCGGGGCTGGCATCCGGCATGGGATTCCCGGTGCTTTGACTACGGAAAAATCCAGGTGCTGCATTTTCTCTTGTCCAACTGCCGATTCTGGCTGGATGAGTACCGGTTTGACGGCTTCCGGTTTGACGGCGTCACCAGCATGCTCTATTTGGACCACGGGCTTGAAAAGGCATTTACCTCATATGCCGACTATTTCACAAATAACGTAGATGAAGAAGCCCTGGTCTATCTGGCCCTGGCAAATGAAGTGATACACTCCGTCAATCCGCATGCGGTAACCGTAGCCGAGGATATGAGCGGCATGCCGGGCCTTGGGGTAGCCCTGAAAGACGGTGGATACGGGTTTGACTGCCGGTTTGCCATGGGGGTGCCGGACTTCTGGATCAAGCTCACCAAGGACACGCCGGATGAAGAATGGCCCATGGGGTACCTCTGGCATGAGTTAAACAACCGCCGGGCGGATGAGCGGACCATCAGCTACGCGGAATCCCATGATCAGGCGCTTGTCGGAGACCAGACCCTGATATTCCGCCTGATCGGAGCGGATATGTATGAGCATATGCATGTCGATGACACTCAAATGGGGGTGGACCGCGGCATGGCGCTCCATAAGATGATCCGGCTCATTACTCTGGCCACAGCCGGCAGCGGATATTTAAATTTTATGGGAAATGAGTTCGGCCATCCCGAATGGATTGACTTTCCCAGGGCGGGAAACGGATGGAGCTACCGGTATGCCCGTCGGCAATGGCACCTGGCAGATGACCCGTCGCTTAAGTATCATCAGCTGGGCCAGTTTGATCGGGCGATGGTCTGGATGGCAAAAGAAACCGGTCTGCTTGACACCCCGGCTGCCGAACGCCTGCATGAGCACAATGAAAATAAAATTCTGGCATTTAAACGAAACGGTCTGCTATTCGCCTTTAACTTCCATCCCGCCAGCTCTTATACAGATTACCAGATTGATTGTCCGCCCGGGTCGTTCCGGATGATTCTTAACACGGACGATCCGCAATTCGGCGGCCACAACCGGCTGACCCCCGGGCAGGTCCATCATGCGTTTCCACCCGACAGCGGGCCCCCGGCCAATCGTCAGGTGATTAGTCTTTACCTGCCCGCCCGAACGGCAATCGTACTGCAGCCGGTCTAA
- a CDS encoding isoamylase early set domain-containing protein: MSLKKQYLKTKPVCKVTFRLPPEVAKNSDSAYLVGSFNNWDTQKTRMKKLKNGSFTVTIDLPIDQEYQFRYFLDQNKWENDGEADKYVPSGISGSENSVVMV; encoded by the coding sequence ATGAGTTTGAAAAAACAATACTTAAAAACCAAGCCGGTTTGCAAGGTCACCTTCCGGCTGCCCCCGGAAGTCGCCAAGAATTCGGACTCAGCCTATCTTGTGGGAAGTTTCAACAACTGGGACACCCAAAAAACCCGGATGAAAAAATTGAAAAACGGGTCATTCACCGTTACCATAGATTTACCCATTGACCAGGAATACCAGTTTCGATACTTCCTTGATCAAAACAAATGGGAAAATGACGGGGAAGCGGATAAATATGTCCCAAGCGGCATTTCAGGCAGCGAAAACTCGGTTGTCATGGTTTAA
- the glgP gene encoding alpha-glucan family phosphorylase, producing MTHIQTFQVYPKVPESTRFVETLVRNMWWCWNLDAIELFRRIDPKLWNRAGRNPIQFFSQIPQRQLESTARDKSFLSHLERVKAAYEKQVEPPVENSEDIGPIAYFSMEYGIHESLPLYAGGLGMLAGDHLKAASDRGEPMVGVGLLYRMGYFHQYLDQSGWQQEEYPETDLYQLPIERARDENGNEVKIAVPGPDGDIHAQVLRIMVGRVPLFLLDTNLQANTPENRNITAKLYTADSKNRLAQEVLLGIGGMKALEALGIQPTTCHLNEGHCSFVILERISQLMRQNHIDLGTAREIVPRSTVFTTHTPVAAGHDEFPLDMVKPFLKPYENDFGVSMDEIISWGQIKQTDNHPPFSMFGLGLRNAEYCNGVSELHGHTARKMWNKIWPGLPENEVPIDHVTNGVHIPSWISIENAMLFERYLGPEWYLHTWHQPEIIDRIDDIYDEELWRAHEMSRARLIRTCRQLMTLQYGRRNAPKSIMEDAAAVLDHDALSIGFARRFATYKRAYMLLQDPERLEAMLTNRQQPIQIIIAGKAHPKDNEGKGVIQQLIEFGRRAKIRHRFIFLEDYDPYIARHLIQGCDIWLNTPRRPYEACGTSGIKAAVNGVLNASILDGWWCEGYGPDRGWKIGSGEEFEDWDFQDSVESQALYNLLENEIIPKFYDRKDGDIPNTWIQMMKGSMKMAMKQFCAHGMLGRYLETGYRPASRRFHELTANQASAAKELMRLEDRLKKHWNQVYVERPTRNLDGPFRVGDNFEVTVKVYLGELLPEEVDVELCYGKIRSVEALENIQAEKMTVKEDLGEGTYIYESDLTCEISGRYGLTARVTPKGDRLLKYSPGMIVWASE from the coding sequence ATGACACATATCCAAACCTTTCAAGTATATCCAAAAGTTCCGGAATCCACCCGATTTGTTGAAACCCTGGTCAGAAACATGTGGTGGTGCTGGAATCTGGATGCCATTGAACTGTTTCGAAGAATTGACCCCAAGCTCTGGAACCGCGCGGGCCGAAATCCGATCCAGTTCTTCTCCCAGATTCCGCAGCGCCAGCTGGAATCGACGGCCCGGGACAAAAGTTTCCTCTCCCACCTGGAGCGGGTGAAAGCCGCTTATGAAAAACAGGTTGAGCCGCCTGTGGAAAATTCGGAGGACATCGGGCCGATCGCCTATTTCTCCATGGAATACGGCATTCACGAAAGCCTGCCCTTATATGCCGGGGGCCTGGGCATGCTGGCCGGGGATCATCTGAAGGCGGCTTCGGATCGGGGCGAACCCATGGTGGGGGTGGGCCTGCTGTATCGCATGGGCTATTTCCATCAGTACCTCGACCAGAGCGGCTGGCAGCAGGAGGAATACCCGGAGACCGACTTGTATCAGCTGCCCATCGAACGGGCAAGAGACGAAAACGGTAATGAGGTCAAGATTGCCGTGCCCGGTCCGGACGGAGACATCCATGCACAGGTGCTAAGGATCATGGTCGGCCGCGTCCCCCTGTTCTTACTGGACACCAACCTGCAGGCCAATACCCCGGAAAACCGGAATATTACGGCCAAACTCTATACAGCTGATTCCAAAAACCGGCTGGCCCAGGAGGTCCTATTGGGCATCGGCGGCATGAAGGCATTGGAAGCTTTAGGCATCCAGCCTACGACCTGCCACTTAAACGAAGGGCACTGCTCTTTTGTGATTTTAGAACGCATATCCCAGTTGATGCGGCAGAACCACATTGATCTGGGCACCGCCCGGGAAATTGTTCCCCGCAGCACGGTGTTTACCACCCATACCCCGGTGGCGGCGGGTCATGACGAATTTCCGCTGGATATGGTCAAGCCCTTTCTTAAACCCTATGAGAATGACTTCGGGGTATCAATGGATGAAATCATATCCTGGGGCCAGATCAAGCAGACGGATAATCATCCGCCTTTTTCCATGTTCGGGCTGGGCCTGCGAAACGCCGAATACTGTAACGGGGTCAGTGAACTGCATGGCCATACGGCCCGAAAAATGTGGAATAAAATCTGGCCCGGCCTGCCGGAGAATGAAGTGCCGATCGATCACGTGACCAATGGGGTGCATATCCCCTCATGGATATCCATTGAAAACGCGATGCTGTTTGAACGCTACCTCGGGCCGGAGTGGTATCTGCATACCTGGCATCAGCCGGAAATCATTGATCGCATTGATGACATTTACGACGAAGAGCTCTGGCGGGCACACGAAATGAGCCGGGCCCGGCTGATTCGTACCTGCCGGCAACTGATGACCCTTCAGTATGGAAGACGCAATGCACCGAAATCGATTATGGAGGATGCAGCCGCGGTACTGGACCATGATGCCTTAAGCATCGGTTTTGCCCGCCGATTTGCCACCTATAAACGGGCCTACATGCTGCTTCAGGACCCGGAGCGGCTGGAGGCCATGTTGACCAACCGGCAGCAGCCGATCCAGATTATTATCGCCGGAAAAGCTCATCCCAAAGACAATGAAGGCAAAGGCGTCATCCAGCAGCTCATTGAATTCGGCAGAAGAGCCAAAATCCGGCACCGCTTTATCTTTTTAGAGGATTATGATCCCTATATCGCCCGGCATTTAATCCAGGGCTGCGACATCTGGCTAAACACCCCGCGCCGGCCCTATGAAGCCTGCGGCACCTCGGGCATTAAAGCAGCGGTGAACGGCGTATTAAACGCCAGCATTTTAGACGGCTGGTGGTGCGAAGGCTATGGCCCGGACCGGGGCTGGAAGATCGGCAGCGGTGAGGAGTTTGAGGATTGGGACTTCCAGGACTCGGTCGAAAGCCAGGCGCTTTACAATCTTCTGGAAAATGAAATTATCCCCAAATTCTATGACCGGAAAGACGGGGACATCCCCAACACATGGATCCAGATGATGAAGGGGTCCATGAAAATGGCCATGAAACAGTTCTGCGCCCACGGGATGCTGGGCCGATACCTGGAAACCGGCTACCGCCCGGCATCCAGACGGTTTCATGAATTAACCGCCAATCAGGCAAGTGCGGCCAAAGAACTCATGCGTCTGGAAGACCGCCTGAAAAAACACTGGAATCAGGTTTACGTTGAACGGCCAACAAGAAATCTCGACGGCCCGTTCCGGGTGGGGGACAATTTTGAGGTGACCGTAAAGGTTTATCTGGGAGAATTGTTGCCGGAAGAAGTGGATGTGGAGCTTTGCTACGGCAAAATCCGCAGCGTTGAAGCCCTTGAAAACATTCAGGCAGAGAAGATGACGGTTAAGGAGGATCTGGGCGAGGGCACCTACATCTACGAAAGTGACCTGACCTGCGAAATCTCCGGCCGCTATGGATTAACCGCCCGGGTAACCCCAAAGGGCGACCGGCTGTTAAAATATTCGCCGGGCATGATTGTCTGGGCGAGTGAATAA
- a CDS encoding glycogen/starch synthase produces the protein MPSRIKNPRILIVTPETTYLPEGMGNLANAMGAKAGGLADVSASLISSLFNQGADVHVAMPDYRAMFDSQMGPVLRKQRHIIRTQMPHERLHLAEDRAFFYLHNVYSRHGWENIRISLAFQREVMNHIVPWVKPDLIHCNDWMTALVPAMSRQMKIPCLFTVHNIHTVKTTLAHIEDRGIDAAYFWDHLYYDNMAEEYETTRETNPVDFLTSGVFAAHFVNTVSPTFLKEIVDGHHSFVFPSLRRELTNKWSADCATGVLNSPDPSFDPATDKVLIRQYGPDDHPVGKIQNKRYLQKSLGLVEKDNAPLFFWPSRLDNSQKGCQLMAEILYKTIAAYWDQRLEIVFVANGGFKQVFRDIVAFHGIEDRVAVCDFDERLSRMAYAGSDFILMPSLFEPCGLPQMIAPIYGSLPVARDTGGIHDTITHLDPDADTGNGFLFESYDSNGLFWAIQQAMIFYAMPIEQREAHIKRVMQTARETFNHDVTARQYINLYERMLERPLIN, from the coding sequence ATGCCGAGCCGTATAAAAAATCCGCGCATACTGATTGTTACCCCGGAGACCACCTATCTGCCGGAGGGTATGGGCAACCTGGCAAACGCCATGGGCGCCAAAGCCGGCGGGCTGGCGGATGTATCCGCCTCCCTGATCAGTTCCCTGTTTAATCAGGGCGCGGATGTGCATGTGGCCATGCCGGATTACCGGGCCATGTTTGACAGCCAGATGGGTCCGGTGCTGCGCAAACAGCGTCACATCATCCGGACCCAGATGCCTCATGAACGCCTCCATCTGGCAGAGGACCGGGCGTTTTTCTATCTGCACAATGTCTATTCCCGTCACGGGTGGGAAAACATTCGTATCTCCCTGGCATTTCAACGGGAGGTCATGAACCATATCGTGCCCTGGGTCAAGCCGGATCTCATCCACTGCAACGACTGGATGACCGCTCTTGTTCCGGCCATGTCCCGGCAAATGAAAATTCCCTGTCTGTTTACCGTGCACAATATCCACACGGTAAAAACCACGCTCGCCCATATCGAGGATCGGGGCATTGACGCCGCCTATTTCTGGGACCATTTGTACTATGACAACATGGCCGAGGAATATGAAACCACCCGGGAGACAAATCCGGTGGATTTTTTGACCAGCGGCGTATTTGCAGCCCATTTCGTTAACACGGTGAGCCCCACGTTCTTAAAGGAAATCGTTGACGGCCATCACAGCTTCGTATTTCCCTCGCTTCGGCGGGAACTCACGAACAAATGGAGTGCGGACTGCGCCACAGGGGTTTTAAATTCGCCGGACCCGAGCTTTGATCCGGCTACGGATAAAGTCCTGATCCGCCAATACGGCCCGGACGATCATCCGGTGGGCAAAATCCAGAACAAGCGCTACCTTCAGAAATCCCTTGGGCTGGTGGAAAAGGACAATGCGCCCCTGTTCTTCTGGCCCTCGCGCCTGGATAACAGTCAAAAGGGCTGCCAGCTGATGGCGGAGATCCTTTATAAAACCATAGCGGCCTACTGGGATCAGCGCCTGGAGATCGTGTTTGTGGCAAACGGGGGCTTCAAGCAGGTTTTCCGCGATATTGTGGCATTTCATGGCATTGAAGACCGGGTGGCGGTCTGCGATTTTGATGAACGCCTCTCCCGAATGGCTTATGCCGGATCGGACTTTATCCTGATGCCCTCGCTTTTTGAGCCCTGCGGGCTGCCCCAGATGATCGCCCCGATTTACGGCTCTCTGCCAGTGGCAAGGGACACCGGCGGCATTCATGACACCATCACCCACCTGGACCCGGATGCGGATACCGGAAACGGGTTTTTGTTTGAAAGTTATGATTCAAACGGTCTTTTCTGGGCCATCCAGCAGGCCATGATATTTTATGCCATGCCCATCGAGCAGCGCGAGGCCCATATTAAACGGGTCATGCAAACAGCCCGGGAAACATTTAACCATGATGTCACGGCTCGCCAGTACATCAACCTCTATGAGCGCATGCTGGAAAGACCGCTCATCAATTAA
- a CDS encoding protein-L-isoaspartate(D-aspartate) O-methyltransferase yields the protein MGEDRHLQEREQMVRKQIRQRGIDDEQVLKAFRKVKRHLFVPDNYQDLAYSDQPLPIGHDQTISQPYIVALMTDALKLKETDRVLEVGTGSGYQAAILAEICGKVYTIEIIPELGDSARQLLNDLGYSNVHVKIGDGYEGWAVHAPYDAIIVTCSPTHVPWPLKEQLAEGGRMIIPVGKKYAQELVRLRKKEGELVEESVLPVRFVPMVDDGGKRY from the coding sequence ATGGGCGAGGACAGGCATCTTCAAGAGCGCGAACAGATGGTCCGAAAACAAATCCGGCAGCGGGGTATTGACGATGAGCAGGTGCTGAAAGCATTTCGCAAGGTCAAACGGCACTTATTCGTGCCGGATAATTATCAGGACCTTGCCTATTCGGATCAGCCCCTGCCCATCGGCCACGACCAGACCATCTCCCAGCCCTATATTGTGGCCCTTATGACCGATGCCCTCAAGCTTAAGGAAACGGATCGGGTCCTTGAGGTCGGCACCGGCTCCGGATACCAGGCCGCTATTCTGGCGGAAATCTGCGGCAAAGTATATACCATTGAAATTATTCCGGAGCTGGGGGACTCTGCCAGGCAGCTGCTAAATGACCTGGGCTATAGCAATGTACATGTTAAAATCGGGGACGGCTATGAGGGCTGGGCTGTGCACGCGCCCTATGATGCCATTATCGTGACCTGCTCCCCCACCCATGTGCCCTGGCCGCTGAAAGAACAACTGGCTGAGGGCGGCCGCATGATTATTCCGGTGGGCAAGAAATATGCCCAGGAACTTGTCCGGCTTCGGAAAAAAGAAGGCGAGCTGGTCGAGGAATCGGTGCTGCCGGTTCGGTTCGTGCCCATGGTGGATGACGGGGGCAAGCGGTATTAG